The Mustelus asterias chromosome 18, sMusAst1.hap1.1, whole genome shotgun sequence genome has a window encoding:
- the slirp gene encoding SRA stem-loop-interacting RNA-binding protein, mitochondrial, which yields MLLLLQQQLPPHSHHSFGFNIPPPPPPRDRHSPFGPNFSQSLFLKKTKLAQPLGQRSARGAGGRYKMAAAPSRKSFEIFVSRVPWTLAGKEIKEYFGQFGLVKKCLLPFDKETGFHRGFCWVGFNTEEGLQNALQKEPHLLEGAKLQVQRNRKLFQGRRPNKVTESAN from the exons ATGCTGCTGCTACTACAACAAcaactgccgcctcacagccatCACAGTTTCGGTTttaacattcccccccccccccccccgcgggacCGACACTCGCCCTTCGGCCCCAATTTTTCGcagtccctttttttaaaaaaaacaaaattggctCAGCCGTTAGgtcagaggtcagcgcgcggggcCGGCGGCCGTTACAAGATGGCGGCGGCTCCTTCCAGAAAGAGCTTCGAGATCTTCGTGTCGCGGGTGCCCTGGACCCTGGCCGGCA AAGAAATCAAAGAATATTTTGGACAGTTTGGATTAGTAAAGAAATGTCTTCTTCCATTC GACAAAGAGACTGGATTTCATAGAGGATTCTGTTGGGTTGGCTTCAATACAGAAGAAGGGCTTCAGAATGCACTGCAGAAGGAACCACACCTCCTTGAAGGGGCAAAG CTTCAAGTTCAGAGAAACAGAAAATTGTTTCAAGGGCGCAGACCAAATAAAGTCACTGAATCAGCAAATTGA